The following proteins come from a genomic window of Nocardiopsis sp. YSL2:
- a CDS encoding HNH endonuclease family protein translates to MPKKPSPRGTSLVATVVGVLAAAAFVLYQLGVIDLEGLDTSAGDAPSSDAAASASDTDQASAWLDEIRIEEEEDPPGYDRAMFPHWSTVGDGCNTRETVLARDGRDVEADDECRAVSGSWDSVYDGESFTDAGDLDIDHMVPLKEGWRSGAHAWTTEEREQFANDLERSPQLWAASASSNRSKGDADPSDWMPPSEDFHCEYVAAWIEVKHEWDLTVDPDEEAALREVLSGC, encoded by the coding sequence ATGCCCAAGAAGCCATCCCCCCGAGGCACGAGCCTCGTCGCCACCGTGGTCGGTGTCCTCGCCGCCGCGGCGTTCGTCCTCTACCAGTTGGGCGTCATCGACCTGGAGGGCCTGGACACCTCCGCAGGCGACGCCCCGTCCAGCGACGCCGCGGCCTCGGCCTCCGATACCGACCAGGCGTCGGCGTGGTTGGACGAGATCCGCATCGAGGAAGAGGAGGACCCGCCCGGCTACGACCGGGCGATGTTCCCGCACTGGAGCACGGTCGGGGACGGCTGCAACACCCGGGAGACGGTCCTGGCCCGGGACGGCCGTGACGTGGAGGCCGACGACGAGTGCCGGGCGGTGTCGGGCTCCTGGGACAGCGTCTACGACGGCGAGAGCTTCACCGACGCCGGCGACCTGGACATCGACCACATGGTGCCGCTCAAGGAGGGCTGGCGCTCGGGTGCGCACGCCTGGACCACCGAAGAGCGGGAACAGTTCGCCAACGACCTGGAGCGTTCGCCCCAGTTGTGGGCGGCGAGCGCGTCCAGCAACCGCTCCAAGGGCGATGCCGACCCCTCGGACTGGATGCCGCCGAGCGAGGACTTCCACTGCGAGTACGTCGCGGCGTGGATCGAGGTCAAGCACGAGTGGGACCTGACCGTGGACCCCGATGAGGAGGCGGCGCTGCGCGAGGTACTCTCCGGCTGCTGA
- a CDS encoding sirohydrochlorin chelatase, whose translation MRNSDRLPPRELPKRRSGRHRNPLSFDNWFGTPALIMAVPGTAEQARDADGGSIGERMADLVRAYRPEVTIRHGHIEGDEQTLDEALTGLERSDDRPLAGVVVPLVTAPHAAMSAAIESAVSRAGADVRVTEGLGPHPMLAEVLHLRLAEAGFVRADRMRLISVVARNNTMADGVVVGAVGGEAAAGAAGVSAVLLAARLGLTVLPADLETPAAVEQVLGQLRQGGCQRPVIAPSALGPELRTAELEDLAARFGARLGAPLGADSLLGKIAALRYAEVLNSLGVEQPPTAEELPAPVGSRHRPES comes from the coding sequence ATGCGAAACTCTGATCGACTTCCTCCACGTGAACTGCCCAAGCGGCGTTCGGGCCGACACCGCAACCCTCTGTCCTTCGACAACTGGTTCGGGACGCCCGCACTGATCATGGCGGTCCCGGGCACGGCCGAACAGGCCAGGGACGCCGACGGTGGGTCGATCGGTGAGCGCATGGCCGACCTGGTGCGGGCCTACCGTCCCGAGGTCACCATCCGCCACGGCCACATCGAGGGTGACGAGCAGACCCTGGACGAGGCCCTGACCGGGCTGGAGCGGTCCGACGACCGTCCCCTGGCCGGAGTGGTCGTCCCCCTGGTCACCGCACCGCACGCCGCGATGTCCGCCGCCATCGAGTCGGCCGTCTCCCGGGCCGGCGCCGACGTGCGCGTCACCGAGGGCCTGGGACCGCACCCGATGCTCGCCGAGGTCCTGCACCTGCGCCTGGCCGAGGCCGGGTTCGTCCGTGCCGACCGCATGCGCCTGATCAGTGTGGTGGCGCGCAACAACACGATGGCGGACGGCGTCGTCGTGGGCGCGGTCGGCGGTGAGGCCGCCGCCGGCGCCGCCGGTGTGTCCGCCGTGCTGCTGGCCGCCCGCCTCGGTCTGACCGTGCTGCCCGCCGACCTGGAGACACCGGCCGCCGTCGAGCAGGTCCTGGGCCAGCTGCGGCAGGGCGGCTGCCAGCGGCCGGTCATCGCGCCCAGTGCGCTGGGCCCGGAGCTGCGCACCGCCGAGCTGGAGGACCTGGCCGCACGGTTCGGCGCCCGCCTCGGCGCCCCGCTGGGCGCCGACAGCCTGCTGGGCAAGATCGCCGCCCTGCGCTACGCCGAGGTCCTGAACTCGCTCGGCGTGGAACAGCCGCCGACCGCCGAGGAGCTTCCGGCGCCCGTCGGCTCCCGGCACCGGCCGGAGTCCTGA
- a CDS encoding nitrate- and nitrite sensing domain-containing protein: MRTNRDNASTIRGQLTRIVLIPSLCFLALWLVVASVGTVRAVQLMGDVGRAAEGTEIFSRAATELRDERRDTLVHMGRSEKEDTGEQIGPALREQRESTDAALADAVSLAARLRGAQDDEVDRSAAVVAAAPDALAETRDLVDDLAVDRAEALLRYGDLIGGTRSAITALVHTTDGGENLTDAVLTRELMGAHADYATADALLAGVIASGEMSYEETAHFTYLTASYRSTLSTVAPTLHPSLRQRYEALTGRENWSRAEELSRQVVTRPPIVERDPEEGPPPVGEPDAEWNTEVGVGAAAWYGSSASSVRSLDTLAQAQAERTVDLAWSAALLRVALGVAAAVATLAGGVAAIAVVGRSSRRLTDRLVRLRSQILDRDDDLPDIVDRAQRGQKVDVQEELPPLDDIGRDEIGQVAEAFDSAQLTAVEAAVRQAEIRRGANRAYLGIAFRNQNLVQRQLRLLDEIEYNEQDPEALRRLFRLDHLATRARRYADNLIILGGGQSVRRWRQPRPLVDVLRAAIAETEDFDRVRLTSAPRVLMHGQAVADVVHLLAELVENATQFSPAGAPVDVSCAPVVGGLTVEVEDRGLGMSEHGYAAAERTLTQPPEFDVMELPEDPRLGLFVVARLAERHGIRVWLRPSSYGGTRATALLPEALLEPVESPVAVPATAPGGGPRTPVASRPTSGPHVSVHGAPAERPGDGTPVTGPQQRLGQGAESVRGGPEAFGPPGGHPEPVSRTGPQSPLPATGPLPHVGRVGEEVPGGSEHTGRPGGGPPGTPVTGPQRPVDQGRGPVPGPEHPGAADAPQVPVTGPQWPVVPGPDGSGPPGDPGRSPWPGDRPLPGRSWGGGEGGPAPNAPGHGAPRSDLDALVALSQPQPWKGHGAHQPPEAPAHTAWPGEGPPPVSSSGPRVPPAHHGPVAPEGAAPGAPHQRPDPSAEPRAPLPKRVPQASAAPTDGHAAVAPPDSGHPGWPHDPQTSSSDPARTDPAQDHRYPLDEPGTAWPTPPDGFGRVLSPDTPSEAHDEG, from the coding sequence ATGCGCACCAACCGCGACAACGCGTCCACGATCCGCGGTCAGCTCACCCGTATCGTGCTGATTCCGAGCCTGTGCTTCCTCGCGCTCTGGCTCGTCGTGGCGTCCGTCGGCACCGTGCGGGCGGTCCAACTCATGGGCGACGTCGGGCGCGCCGCCGAGGGCACGGAGATCTTCTCCCGAGCCGCGACCGAACTGCGCGACGAACGCCGCGACACCCTGGTCCACATGGGCCGGAGCGAGAAGGAGGACACCGGCGAGCAGATCGGGCCGGCCCTGCGGGAGCAGCGCGAGAGCACCGACGCGGCGCTGGCCGACGCCGTGTCCCTGGCCGCACGGCTGCGCGGCGCCCAGGACGACGAGGTCGACCGCAGCGCGGCCGTCGTCGCCGCCGCGCCCGACGCCCTGGCCGAGACGCGGGACCTGGTCGACGACCTCGCCGTCGACCGCGCGGAGGCGCTCCTGCGCTACGGGGACCTGATCGGCGGCACCCGCTCGGCCATCACCGCCCTCGTCCACACCACCGACGGGGGAGAGAACCTCACCGACGCGGTCCTGACCCGCGAACTCATGGGCGCCCACGCCGACTACGCCACGGCCGACGCGCTGCTGGCCGGGGTCATCGCCAGCGGGGAGATGAGCTACGAGGAGACCGCGCACTTCACCTACCTCACCGCCTCCTACCGTTCCACGCTCTCCACGGTCGCCCCGACCCTGCACCCCTCGCTCCGACAGCGCTACGAGGCGCTGACCGGCCGGGAGAACTGGTCACGGGCCGAGGAGCTCAGCCGCCAGGTCGTCACCCGTCCCCCCATCGTCGAGCGCGACCCCGAGGAGGGCCCGCCGCCCGTCGGGGAACCCGACGCCGAGTGGAACACCGAGGTCGGCGTGGGCGCCGCCGCGTGGTACGGGTCCTCGGCCTCCTCGGTGCGGAGTCTGGACACGCTCGCCCAGGCCCAGGCCGAGCGCACGGTCGACCTGGCCTGGAGCGCCGCACTGCTGCGCGTGGCCCTCGGCGTGGCCGCCGCGGTGGCCACGCTCGCCGGCGGGGTGGCCGCCATCGCCGTGGTCGGCCGGTCCTCGCGCCGGCTGACCGACCGCCTCGTACGGCTGCGCTCGCAGATCCTGGACCGCGACGACGACCTGCCCGACATCGTCGACCGCGCCCAGCGGGGACAGAAGGTCGACGTCCAGGAGGAGCTGCCCCCGCTCGACGACATCGGCAGGGACGAGATCGGGCAGGTCGCGGAGGCGTTCGACTCCGCCCAGCTGACCGCCGTCGAGGCGGCCGTGCGCCAGGCGGAGATCCGCCGCGGCGCCAACCGCGCCTACCTGGGCATCGCCTTCCGCAACCAGAACCTGGTCCAGCGACAGCTGCGCCTGCTCGACGAGATCGAGTACAACGAACAGGACCCCGAGGCGCTGCGCCGACTCTTCCGCCTCGATCACCTGGCCACCCGGGCGCGGCGCTACGCCGACAACCTCATCATCCTGGGCGGTGGCCAGTCCGTGCGCCGGTGGCGCCAGCCGCGCCCCCTCGTGGACGTGCTGCGCGCCGCCATCGCCGAGACCGAGGACTTCGACCGAGTCCGCCTGACCTCCGCGCCCCGTGTCCTCATGCACGGCCAGGCGGTCGCCGACGTCGTCCACCTGCTCGCCGAACTCGTGGAGAACGCCACCCAGTTCTCCCCGGCGGGCGCTCCGGTGGACGTCAGCTGCGCGCCGGTGGTCGGCGGGCTCACAGTGGAGGTGGAGGACCGCGGTCTGGGGATGTCGGAGCACGGCTACGCGGCCGCCGAGCGCACGCTCACCCAGCCGCCGGAGTTCGACGTGATGGAGCTGCCGGAGGACCCGCGCCTGGGACTGTTCGTGGTGGCCCGGCTGGCCGAGCGGCACGGCATCCGCGTGTGGCTGCGGCCCTCCTCCTACGGCGGGACCAGGGCCACGGCGCTCCTTCCGGAGGCCCTGCTCGAACCCGTGGAGAGCCCTGTCGCCGTCCCCGCCACGGCACCGGGCGGCGGACCGCGGACGCCCGTCGCGTCCCGGCCCACCAGCGGCCCCCACGTCTCCGTCCACGGCGCGCCCGCCGAGCGGCCGGGCGACGGGACGCCGGTGACAGGTCCGCAGCAGCGCCTGGGGCAGGGCGCTGAGAGCGTCCGCGGGGGCCCGGAGGCGTTCGGGCCGCCGGGTGGTCATCCGGAGCCGGTGTCCAGGACCGGTCCGCAGAGCCCCCTGCCGGCGACCGGCCCCCTGCCGCACGTGGGCCGGGTCGGCGAGGAGGTGCCGGGGGGTTCGGAGCACACCGGTCGCCCGGGCGGGGGACCGCCGGGCACACCGGTGACGGGCCCGCAGCGACCGGTGGACCAGGGGCGCGGCCCTGTCCCCGGACCGGAGCACCCGGGGGCGGCCGACGCGCCCCAGGTGCCGGTGACCGGACCACAGTGGCCGGTCGTGCCCGGGCCGGACGGTTCGGGCCCCCCGGGGGACCCCGGCCGATCCCCCTGGCCGGGCGACCGGCCCCTTCCCGGCCGGTCATGGGGTGGGGGTGAGGGCGGGCCGGCACCGAACGCCCCCGGACACGGTGCCCCGCGGAGCGACCTCGATGCCCTGGTCGCGCTCTCCCAGCCCCAGCCGTGGAAGGGACACGGCGCGCACCAGCCGCCGGAGGCGCCGGCCCACACCGCGTGGCCGGGGGAGGGGCCGCCCCCGGTGTCCTCCAGCGGCCCCCGGGTCCCCCCGGCGCACCACGGCCCCGTCGCGCCCGAAGGCGCGGCACCCGGTGCGCCCCACCAGCGGCCCGACCCCTCCGCCGAGCCCCGGGCGCCGCTGCCCAAGCGCGTGCCTCAGGCCTCCGCGGCGCCCACGGACGGGCACGCGGCGGTCGCACCGCCCGACTCCGGGCACCCCGGGTGGCCGCACGACCCCCAGACCTCCTCCTCCGACCCGGCACGGACGGACCCGGCGCAGGACCATCGGTATCCGCTCGACGAACCGGGGACGGCATGGCCCACCCCACCCGACGGGTTCGGCCGTGTCCTCTCTCCCGACACACCATCGGAGGCGCACGATGAGGGGTGA
- a CDS encoding DUF742 domain-containing protein: MRGDGARARHVVGRIPEPPPTVAPRHSEPPTDAGEEEAERFLRPYAVDAGAAECSTVDATEPQDDLDMLTLVVAARMPGEREALRPERETILLGAVRARTLAELAAEVRLPMGQVRTIVARMIADGSLQRCGPSRPLERQDILHAVLVGLRSL, translated from the coding sequence ATGAGGGGTGACGGCGCCCGGGCCCGACACGTCGTGGGCCGGATTCCCGAACCGCCGCCGACGGTGGCGCCACGGCACTCGGAACCGCCCACGGACGCCGGCGAGGAGGAGGCGGAACGGTTCCTGCGCCCCTACGCCGTGGACGCGGGAGCCGCGGAGTGCTCCACGGTGGACGCGACCGAGCCACAGGACGACCTGGACATGCTCACGCTGGTCGTCGCCGCCCGGATGCCCGGAGAACGCGAAGCGCTCCGTCCCGAACGCGAGACCATCCTGCTGGGCGCCGTGCGCGCACGCACCCTCGCCGAACTCGCCGCGGAGGTGCGCCTGCCGATGGGCCAGGTCAGGACCATCGTCGCCCGGATGATCGCCGACGGCTCCCTCCAACGCTGCGGACCCTCCCGGCCGCTGGAGCGCCAGGACATCCTGCACGCGGTCCTGGTGGGCCTGCGCTCGCTGTGA
- a CDS encoding TetR/AcrR family transcriptional regulator translates to MPRAGLTSRVVAEEAARLCDEEGFDALTLASLAKRVGVAAPSLYKHVDGLAALRREVALMGMAELNEVLRGAAVGLAGAPALRAVADAYRRYARAHPGRYAALQHAPRADDEEARRVAAGPVSVLAAVLRGFGVGDDQSVHAIRALRSALHGFVHLEANGGFALPEDLDESYRLLVEGFVRAFEGWPTGAASRTGHT, encoded by the coding sequence ATGCCTAGGGCGGGACTCACCTCGCGCGTGGTGGCCGAGGAGGCCGCCCGGTTGTGCGATGAGGAGGGGTTCGACGCGCTGACGCTGGCCTCGCTCGCCAAGCGGGTGGGTGTGGCCGCGCCCAGCCTGTACAAGCACGTCGACGGACTGGCCGCCCTGCGCCGTGAGGTCGCTCTCATGGGCATGGCCGAACTGAACGAGGTACTGCGCGGAGCCGCCGTCGGACTGGCCGGGGCACCGGCCCTGCGAGCGGTGGCCGACGCCTACCGGCGCTACGCCCGCGCCCATCCCGGGCGCTACGCCGCGCTCCAGCACGCGCCCCGAGCCGATGACGAGGAGGCGCGACGGGTCGCCGCGGGCCCGGTCTCGGTGCTGGCGGCCGTTCTGCGCGGCTTCGGCGTCGGGGACGACCAGTCGGTGCACGCCATCCGGGCGCTGCGCAGCGCGCTGCACGGGTTCGTCCACCTGGAGGCCAACGGCGGATTCGCCTTGCCCGAGGACCTGGACGAGAGCTACCGGCTGCTGGTGGAGGGATTCGTGCGCGCCTTCGAGGGCTGGCCCACCGGCGCCGCGTCACGGACCGGACACACCTGA
- the tyrS gene encoding tyrosine--tRNA ligase, translating to MTDIIDELQWRGLVAQTTDIDALRKSLADGPITLYCGFDPTAGSLHVGHLTQILTLARFQQAGHRPIALVGGGTGLIGDPKPSAERQLNTVDTVEGWVGNLAGQLSRFLRFTPEGEQPEPTDAILANNREWLGEINAIELLRDVGKHFSINQMLARETVRSRLDGEGMSYTEFSYVLLQSFDYVQLYRRYGCTLQTGGSDQWGNITAGLDLVRRMDGNEPHGQAHALTTNLLTKADGTKFGKTETGTVWLDPDMTSPYAFYQFWFNADDRDVVRYLKVFSFLGQSEIEDLERQTQERPQARAAQRALAEGLTTLVHGNEECRKAVEASLALFGRADLSELDGRTLDAALSEVPRTEHDGSVADLPSVADLFAQSGLTPSKSAARRAIQEGGAYVNNVKVTNVEARLTTEDLLQDRFVVLRKGKRNIGGVILTG from the coding sequence GTGACCGACATCATCGACGAACTCCAATGGCGCGGCCTGGTCGCGCAGACGACCGACATTGACGCGCTCCGCAAGTCGCTCGCCGATGGTCCGATCACCCTGTATTGCGGATTCGACCCCACGGCGGGCAGCCTGCACGTCGGCCACCTCACCCAGATCCTCACCCTGGCCCGTTTCCAGCAGGCCGGGCACCGTCCGATCGCCCTGGTCGGCGGAGGCACCGGGCTCATCGGCGACCCCAAGCCGTCGGCCGAACGCCAGCTGAACACGGTGGACACGGTCGAGGGATGGGTGGGCAACCTGGCCGGACAGCTCTCGAGGTTCCTGCGCTTCACTCCCGAGGGCGAGCAGCCCGAGCCGACCGACGCGATCCTCGCCAACAACCGTGAGTGGCTCGGCGAGATCAACGCGATCGAGCTCCTGCGCGACGTGGGCAAGCACTTCAGCATCAACCAGATGCTCGCCCGCGAGACCGTGCGCAGCCGCCTCGACGGCGAGGGCATGAGCTACACCGAGTTCAGCTACGTGCTGCTGCAGTCCTTCGACTACGTCCAGCTCTACCGGCGCTACGGGTGCACCCTGCAGACCGGCGGCTCGGACCAGTGGGGCAACATCACGGCCGGCCTGGACCTGGTCCGCCGGATGGACGGCAACGAGCCGCACGGCCAGGCGCACGCCCTGACCACGAACCTGCTCACCAAGGCCGACGGCACCAAGTTCGGCAAGACCGAGACGGGTACCGTCTGGCTCGACCCCGACATGACCTCGCCGTACGCGTTCTACCAGTTCTGGTTCAACGCCGACGACCGGGACGTCGTGCGCTACCTCAAGGTGTTCAGCTTCCTCGGCCAGTCCGAGATCGAGGACCTGGAGCGCCAGACGCAGGAGCGCCCGCAGGCCCGTGCCGCCCAGCGTGCCCTGGCCGAAGGCCTCACCACACTGGTGCACGGCAATGAGGAGTGCCGCAAGGCGGTCGAGGCCAGTCTGGCCCTCTTCGGGCGCGCGGACCTGTCCGAACTGGACGGGCGCACGCTGGACGCGGCGCTGTCCGAGGTGCCCAGGACCGAGCACGACGGATCGGTGGCGGACCTGCCGTCGGTCGCCGACCTGTTCGCTCAGTCCGGTCTGACGCCGAGCAAGTCCGCCGCCCGACGGGCCATCCAGGAGGGCGGTGCCTACGTGAACAACGTCAAGGTCACCAACGTGGAGGCGCGTTTGACCACCGAGGACCTGCTCCAGGACCGCTTCGTGGTGCTGCGCAAGGGCAAGCGCAACATCGGTGGCGTCATCCTCACCGGCTGA
- a CDS encoding alpha/beta fold hydrolase: protein MHHLNRPHGRIAYDLFGAENDGSLVVCVPGMFDHRASFRLVGERLADAGHRVAVMDLRGHGDSDATFEAYTNRAAATDAIALAEELGGRDVVMMGNSFGGAAITIAALERPDLVAGIALLSPFLRTAPTGPVMSLLLRILVARPWAPWTVAAVYDNLHKGRVPEGHREQKARIVAMLRPADRLRAVRATIFGPNEQVLTAPGLRARALVMVGELDPDWPDPRAEAEWVASVVAGTVEMVPGSGHYAQSQRPDVVAAGVLRLIAEVGADA, encoded by the coding sequence ATGCACCACCTCAACCGACCCCACGGGCGGATCGCCTACGACCTCTTCGGAGCCGAGAACGATGGAAGCCTGGTGGTCTGCGTGCCGGGCATGTTCGACCACCGAGCCTCCTTCCGTCTCGTCGGCGAACGGCTGGCCGACGCCGGACACCGGGTGGCCGTGATGGACCTGCGCGGGCACGGCGACAGCGACGCGACGTTCGAGGCCTACACCAACCGTGCCGCCGCCACCGACGCGATCGCCCTCGCCGAGGAACTCGGCGGTCGCGACGTGGTCATGATGGGCAACTCCTTCGGCGGGGCGGCCATCACCATCGCCGCGTTGGAGCGCCCCGACCTCGTCGCGGGCATCGCCCTGCTCAGCCCGTTCCTGCGCACCGCCCCCACGGGTCCCGTCATGAGCCTCCTCCTGCGGATCCTGGTCGCCCGCCCCTGGGCTCCGTGGACCGTGGCCGCCGTCTACGACAACCTGCACAAGGGACGCGTCCCCGAGGGCCACCGGGAGCAGAAGGCCCGCATCGTGGCGATGCTGCGGCCCGCCGACCGCCTGCGGGCGGTGCGGGCGACCATCTTCGGGCCCAACGAGCAGGTCCTGACCGCGCCCGGGCTCAGGGCCAGGGCGCTGGTCATGGTGGGCGAACTGGACCCCGACTGGCCGGACCCGCGCGCGGAGGCGGAGTGGGTGGCCTCGGTGGTCGCCGGCACGGTCGAGATGGTCCCCGGGAGCGGGCACTACGCGCAGTCGCAACGGCCAGATGTCGTCGCCGCCGGCGTGCTGCGGCTGATCGCGGAGGTCGGCGCCGATGCCTAG
- the lhgO gene encoding L-2-hydroxyglutarate oxidase, with product MRSSEHIGVVGAGIVGLALARRILLQRPGTRVTVLEKEDRVAAHQTGHNSGVVHAGLYYKPGSLKATLCRRGVGLLRDYCAEYGLPYDEVGKVVVALDAEEEARLDDIERRAKANGVPGVTRLGPEGLRDIEPYAAGVAALHSPTTAVTDFVAVAEQLADDVRRSGGRVLLDNPVLDLRQQDDAVRVLTGDPRGERHIHRFDRLVACAGLQSDRLARMAGAGPDPRVVPFRGHYHELVPERRHLVRGLIYPVPDPQYPFLGVHLTRHVHGEVMAGPNAVLATAREGYRLRDLDRGEFAETLAWPGFWRLARRHWATGMRESLVSASRTAFARQARRLLPEITGADLRPAEAGVRAQALGRDGSLVDDFRVDTHGRVACVRNAPSPAATSALAIAEYLADTHVPPR from the coding sequence ATGCGCAGCAGCGAACACATCGGCGTCGTCGGCGCGGGCATCGTCGGCCTCGCCCTGGCCCGCCGGATCCTCCTCCAACGCCCCGGCACCCGCGTCACCGTCCTGGAGAAGGAGGACCGGGTCGCCGCCCACCAGACCGGACACAACAGCGGGGTCGTCCACGCGGGCCTGTACTACAAGCCGGGCTCCCTCAAAGCCACCCTGTGCCGCCGTGGCGTCGGCCTGCTGCGCGACTACTGCGCCGAATACGGACTCCCCTACGACGAGGTCGGCAAGGTCGTCGTCGCCCTCGACGCCGAGGAGGAGGCCCGGCTGGACGACATCGAGCGCCGTGCCAAGGCGAACGGCGTGCCCGGCGTCACCCGGCTCGGCCCCGAGGGCCTGCGCGACATCGAGCCGTACGCCGCCGGAGTCGCCGCCCTCCACTCGCCCACGACCGCCGTCACCGACTTCGTGGCCGTCGCCGAGCAACTCGCCGACGACGTGCGCCGTTCGGGCGGGCGGGTCCTGCTCGACAACCCGGTCCTGGACCTGCGACAGCAGGACGACGCGGTGCGCGTTCTCACCGGTGACCCGCGCGGGGAACGGCACATCCACCGCTTCGACCGGCTCGTGGCCTGCGCCGGCCTGCAGAGCGACCGGCTCGCCAGGATGGCGGGAGCCGGACCCGACCCGCGCGTGGTCCCCTTCCGCGGGCACTACCACGAACTCGTCCCCGAACGCCGCCACCTCGTGCGGGGGCTGATCTACCCGGTGCCCGACCCGCAGTACCCCTTCCTGGGCGTGCACCTGACCCGGCACGTCCACGGCGAGGTCATGGCCGGTCCCAACGCCGTGCTCGCCACGGCGCGCGAGGGCTACCGCCTCCGGGACCTGGACAGGGGCGAGTTCGCCGAGACCCTCGCCTGGCCGGGCTTCTGGCGGCTGGCGCGCCGGCACTGGGCCACCGGTATGCGCGAGTCCCTGGTCTCCGCCTCGCGGACGGCGTTCGCCCGGCAGGCGCGTCGGCTGCTGCCGGAGATCACCGGCGCCGACCTGCGTCCGGCGGAGGCGGGTGTGCGGGCCCAGGCCCTGGGGCGTGACGGCTCACTGGTCGACGACTTCCGGGTGGACACCCACGGTCGTGTGGCGTGCGTGCGCAACGCCCCCTCGCCCGCCGCGACCTCCGCGCTCGCCATCGCCGAGTACCTCGCCGACACACACGTTCCTCCCCGCTGA